CGGTAAATGTTCCGTGTGCGCCAGAGCCTTTGGCATGGACTCGTCTTTCCGGAATATTTTCACGGTTAAACTGAGCGAGTTTTTCGATTAATTGATAGTCGTCAATCAATACCGGTCCACGAGGGCCAGCAGTGCGAGAGTTTTGATTGTCGGCAATAGGGGCACCATTATTGGTGGTGAGTTCTTTTTTTTCTGACATTGCAATACTCCTTATTAGATTGTAACTTTATAGTTAAAGAGTTGTGATTGATTTTATTGAAAAACTAACTTACTAAGGAATAAGATAAAGACGGTGATGCGTGTAAAAAAAGATATTGCTCGATTTATTATATAACTAAATTGGCTGTTAATTGTAGAAAAACAAATTAATTATTTTTTAATCTAGTAATGAGCGATAGTGAATATAAAAATGGGTCCTTAACCAGATTAAGCATAAATGATTTCCGGTAATTTAACATCCCAATGCTGATTATCAACATGATCAACTTTTTGGCAGGCAAATGCTAGCCCAATAGGATAAATTTGCTGTTGTTGGTAGTTTTCAAGTAAGCGATCATAATAGCCACCGCCCATACCGATACGAAATCCTCGGTCATCAAAAGCCACAAGTGGCGTAAAGATGATATCAAGTTGTTCAATATCTATGATTTTAGTTTTATCGATCACTGGTTCTAAGATACCAAAGCTATTTTTTACTAGTGGTGTATTTGGGGTGTAATTTAAGAAGATTAGTTTATGCTCAGCAACTGGGACAGGTAAATAGACCGATTTATTTTGTTGCCATAGATATTCAATAATCGGTTTAGTGTCGACTTCTCCATCAAATGATAAGAATATTGCAATATGTTGTGCTTGGCTGACGGCAGGATGGTTTTTTATTTGTTGGTAGATTATGGCCTGTGCGCTGTCGCGTTGTGCCTGAGATAATTCACGTCTTTTTTGACGTATAGTTTGCCGAATGTCCATAAGTTTTTATTTGAAAGAGAGAAGGAATAAAGACTCCAAGATGCCGTTAGGGGCGTAACCCTTGAACCCGAGGTTCAAGGTGAATAGCATGTTTTAATTTTTAGGTTTCCTAAGTTAATTAGGCATACACACCAATTAAAAATCACACCATTCTAAATTAAAGATTATCGGCTCAGGGGACTAACCCATATCGCGAACATCTCAGAGATGTTTACTATG
This Gilliamella sp. ESL0443 DNA region includes the following protein-coding sequences:
- a CDS encoding 5-formyltetrahydrofolate cyclo-ligase, which gives rise to MDIRQTIRQKRRELSQAQRDSAQAIIYQQIKNHPAVSQAQHIAIFLSFDGEVDTKPIIEYLWQQNKSVYLPVPVAEHKLIFLNYTPNTPLVKNSFGILEPVIDKTKIIDIEQLDIIFTPLVAFDDRGFRIGMGGGYYDRLLENYQQQQIYPIGLAFACQKVDHVDNQHWDVKLPEIIYA